AATCCGCATCGCCACCAGCTGGGGCGAGGATTTCACCGGCTTCCTCGACCAGATGGCGCGCGCAGGCTCCTTCACGCTGGAGGCCCTGCTCAAGCTCTCGCCGGAACTCAACCGCTCGCTGGTGCCGGAGCGGACCGAGCGCGCCCTGATCGCCTCGCTCCACCACGCCCAGCAACGCGCCGGCATGGGCGTGCTCCTCAGCCTCGACCGTGCCCATGGCAAGACCAACGTCACAGGGCTGACGCGTTACGCTCATCATCTCAGCCATGCCGCCTATGCGTGCTGGTCCTCGCCTTTCGAGAACGCGGCCTGCCTCGTCGTCGACGGCATGGGCGAGACCGCCGCCTCGGCCATCTTCGCTTTGGAGAACGGCCGCATCCGCGAGGTGAAGCGCCATCGCGGGCGGGAATCCATCGGCTTCTATTTCGGGCTCGTCACCGATCTCGCCGGCTTCGACCAGGCGAAGGGCGAGGAATGGAAGATCATGGGGCTCGCCCCCTATGGCCGGGCCGACCCGGAACTGATGGCGCTGTTGCGCAGGCTCTACACCATCGACGGTCACAAGCTCTCCTTCACCAAGGCCGACGTCGTGCAGGCCGTCGCAGCAGAGATCCTTGCAAAGCGTCCGGCCGATGCGCTCGACCAGGGCTGGGCCGACCTCGCCCGCTGCGGGCAGGACGTCTTCGCCGAGATGATGGAGGCGCTGCTCGGCGAAACCGTCGCCCTCGCCCCGAACGAAAACCTCGTCCTGACCGGCGGCTGCGCCCTCAACTCCTCCTTCAACGGCAAGATTACCGGCCGCCATGGCTTCAGGACCGTCTTCGTTCCCTCCGCCCCGGCCGATGACGGCAACGCCATTGGCGCCGCATGGCTCAGCCATGCCGAGGCCAATCCCGACTGGCGCGCGCCAAAGGGGCCGCTGACGCCCTATCTCGGCTCAACAGTCTCGAGCGAGCCCTTCGAGCGCATGCAGCTTTGGGAGAAACGACTGCGCAAGCTCGCACCGGACGAGGTCGCCCCCACCACGGCGAAGCTTCTGACCGAAGGCAAGCTGATCGGCTGGGTGCAGGGCCGCGCCGAGTTCGGCCCGCGCGCGCTCGGCAACCGCTCGATCATCGCCGATCCGCGCCCGGCCGACGCCAAGGACATCCTCAACGCCAAGGTGAAATACCGCGAGGCCTTCCGGCCCTTCGCACCCTCGATCCTGGCCGAGCATGCCGCCGACTGGTTCGAGAATTATCAGGACGCCCCCTATATGGAGCGCACGCTGACCTGGAAGGAGGCGGTGCGCAGCCAAGTCCCGGCAGTGGTCCATGAGGATGCGACAGGCCGCCTGCAGAGCGTCACCGAGGAGCGCAACCCGCGTTACCACGCGCTGATCTCGGCCTTTCACGATCTCACCGACGTGCCAGTGATCCTCAACACCTCCTTCAACATCATGGGCAAGCCGATCCTGCACACGGCGGAAGACGCGATCCTGATGTTCTACACGAGCGGGCTCGACGCGCTGGTGATCGAGGACTGGCTATTGGTGAAGTGAGGAGCGGGGCGCATTTTCCGGTTTTGCCGAAGGGCCGGCTGCCTGAAGACATGACGCGCCGTCATGGTCGGGCTTGACCCGGCCATCTCGGAAACCAGCTATCTGGTCACAAGATTCCCGGGTCTACGCTTCGCTCCGCCCGAGAATGACGGCTCGATTCCAAGCGATCCGCGCCATTGATCGGTCGGATCACGCGAAATTGCTGGTCCCGGCCGCTTCTGCGGGCATTCTGCCCGCTTACCGGAGGGATGACGCCATGCTGCAACTGCGCCCGAACTGCGAATGCTGCGACAGCGACCTCGGCCCGCAATCGCGCGAGGCCCTGATCTGCACCTTCGAATGCACCTTCTGCGCCGACTGCGCCGAGACGCGCTTCGCCGGCACCTGCCCGAACTGCGGCGGCGATCTCGTGCGTCGGCCAATCAGGCCGGAGCGCATGCTGGAGAAATATCCAGCCTCGACGGAGCGCGTGCGCAAGCCGCACCCGCAATGCGCGGCGGCTTGAGCTGGATTGGCGCTGAAACAAGGCCCATGCTAGCCAGAGCGCGATGACGACCGCCCAGCCTCAATTTTGGATCGTTGCCGGCCCCAACGGGGTCGGCAAGACGACTTACGCTTTCCGGCATATCAAGGCCGTCTCGGGCAGTACGCGTTTCGTCAATCTCGATGAGATCGCGCGTGGCCTCTCGCCGCTCGACCCCTCGATGGAGCAGCAGCGCGCCGCGCGCGTGGCGCTGGAGTTGACCCGCTCGCTGATCGCCGACCAGCGGTCATTCTCAATCGAGACCACGCTTTCGGGCAAGACCCATCTGCGCACGATCGAAGCCGCGCGGGAGGCCGGGTTCGTCGTCAACCTGCTCTATTTTCTGGTCGCCAGCCCGGACATCTCGCTGGCACGTATCGCCCGCCGCGTCAGCGAAGGCGGGCACGATGTCGCCGAAGCCGATGTGCGCCGCCGCTTCGAGCGCTCGATTGCCAACCTACCTGCCTATATCGGTACGGTCGATCAATGGCGCGTTTTCGACAACGCAACCTTGCGCCCGAAAGTCATCGCGGAAGGACGACGCGGCTGCGCATCCCTGATCGAGCGGGAGGGCGATCTACCCCAAGCCTTATGGGCGGTGCTGGAATCGCTGCCGCCCTGCAAGGAAGGCTGAGAAACCTCAGCTCGCCTGCTTCACCGCGATGCCCTTTTCCTCGAAAAGCTGCTGCAATTCGCCGGCCTGGAACATCTCGCGGGTGATGTCGCAGCCGCCGATGAACTCGCCCTTGACGTAGAGCTGCGGGATCGTCGGCCAGTTCGAATAGGCCTTGATGCCCTCGCGGATCTCCTGATCCTCCAGCACGTTGACGCCCTTGAAAGGCACGCCGACATAGCCGAGAATCTGCACGACCTGGCCGGAGAAGCCGCACATCGGGAATTGCGGCGTGCCCTTCATGAAGAGCACCACGTCGCTGCTTTTCACTTCGGCATCGATACGGGCGTTGACGTCGGACATCGTCTGTCTCCTGAAGCGGGTTCAAGGCCCGCCGGATGGTTTCGATCTAATCTTGGGGAACGCTCGTCGTCAGCGCAAGGGCGTGCAGCACGCCGCCCATATTCCCCTGGAGCGCGGCATAGACCATCTGATGCTGCTGCACCCGGGTCTTGCCCTTGAAGGCGGTCGAGCTGACCGTCGCGGCATAGTGGTCGCCGTCGCCGGCCAGATCCTTGATCTGGACCGCCGCATCCGGCAGCGCCGCCTTGATCATCCGCTCGATCTCGTGGGCATTCATCGCCATGGCTTGTCTCCTCAGGCTGCCTTGCCGGCCATGTAGGACGGCAGCCAGTCTTCATGAATCTTGCGGAGATCGGCGATCGCCAGCGCGGGCTCGCCCGGCAGCGCAAGCGAAATGCCTCCGGTGCGGCCGATCGCGAGCGCCGGCACGCCGGCCGCCTTGGCTTCACCGAGGATCGCATCGGCCTGCGCGGCGGGAACCGCCAGGACATAGCGCGCCTGATCCTCGCCGAAGAGCGCGGCATGGGCCGGGCCGGCGGGCAGCGTCTCGACGGTCGCGCCGATGCCCCTGGCCATCGCCATCTCGGCCAGCGCGACCGCAAGGCCGCCATCCGAGAGATCGTGGCAGGTGGTGACCCGGCCTGCCGTGATCAGCCCGCGCACGAAATCGCCGTTGCGGCGCTCGATCGCGAGATCGACCGGCGGCGGCGCGCCCTCTTCGCGGCCGCAGACGGTGGCGAGATAAGAGCTCTGGCCGAGCCAGCCCTGCGTCTCGCCGATCAGGATGATCGCCTGGCCCTCGGTCTTGAAGGCGACGGTCGCATGCTTGGTCACATCGGCCATGACGCCGACGCCGCCGATGGTCGGGGTCGGCAGGATCGAGATGCCGTTGGTCTCGTTGTAGAGAGAGACGTTG
Above is a genomic segment from Bosea sp. NBC_00550 containing:
- a CDS encoding carbamoyltransferase family protein, which codes for MTYTIGLATTFHDPAIAIIGPDGEVLFAEATERYLQYKRAPNCEPDSAPRTEGLLKRYIPEGAEIRIATSWGEDFTGFLDQMARAGSFTLEALLKLSPELNRSLVPERTERALIASLHHAQQRAGMGVLLSLDRAHGKTNVTGLTRYAHHLSHAAYACWSSPFENAACLVVDGMGETAASAIFALENGRIREVKRHRGRESIGFYFGLVTDLAGFDQAKGEEWKIMGLAPYGRADPELMALLRRLYTIDGHKLSFTKADVVQAVAAEILAKRPADALDQGWADLARCGQDVFAEMMEALLGETVALAPNENLVLTGGCALNSSFNGKITGRHGFRTVFVPSAPADDGNAIGAAWLSHAEANPDWRAPKGPLTPYLGSTVSSEPFERMQLWEKRLRKLAPDEVAPTTAKLLTEGKLIGWVQGRAEFGPRALGNRSIIADPRPADAKDILNAKVKYREAFRPFAPSILAEHAADWFENYQDAPYMERTLTWKEAVRSQVPAVVHEDATGRLQSVTEERNPRYHALISAFHDLTDVPVILNTSFNIMGKPILHTAEDAILMFYTSGLDALVIEDWLLVK
- a CDS encoding DUF1272 domain-containing protein; the encoded protein is MLQLRPNCECCDSDLGPQSREALICTFECTFCADCAETRFAGTCPNCGGDLVRRPIRPERMLEKYPASTERVRKPHPQCAAA
- a CDS encoding AAA family ATPase encodes the protein MTTAQPQFWIVAGPNGVGKTTYAFRHIKAVSGSTRFVNLDEIARGLSPLDPSMEQQRAARVALELTRSLIADQRSFSIETTLSGKTHLRTIEAAREAGFVVNLLYFLVASPDISLARIARRVSEGGHDVAEADVRRRFERSIANLPAYIGTVDQWRVFDNATLRPKVIAEGRRGCASLIEREGDLPQALWAVLESLPPCKEG
- the grxD gene encoding Grx4 family monothiol glutaredoxin — translated: MSDVNARIDAEVKSSDVVLFMKGTPQFPMCGFSGQVVQILGYVGVPFKGVNVLEDQEIREGIKAYSNWPTIPQLYVKGEFIGGCDITREMFQAGELQQLFEEKGIAVKQAS
- a CDS encoding BolA family transcriptional regulator, giving the protein MAMNAHEIERMIKAALPDAAVQIKDLAGDGDHYAATVSSTAFKGKTRVQQHQMVYAALQGNMGGVLHALALTTSVPQD